The Raoultibacter phocaeensis genome contains a region encoding:
- a CDS encoding type I restriction-modification system subunit M, whose protein sequence is MSDLHAISSKLWAMANELRGNMDAAEYKNYILAFMFYRYLSEHQEQYLVINNVIDIESEKTINEAYLEQANVDDLDDYLEDISSSLGYAIAPLDTWASLIHKIDNSMVIPSDYQTIFDNFNKNAERNKEAVQDFRGVFNDVNLGDSRLGSSTNERAKSLNRIVKLVDSINYKSDDGKDILGEIYEYLIGQFAASAGKKGGEFYTPHEVSEILSRIVTLGKNKVDDFFSVYDPAMGSGSLLLTVGQNLPKGQPVKYYGQEKNTTTYNLARMNLMMHGVSFNNMTLSNADTLESDWPDGPDEKGVDHPRSFDAVVANPPYSAHWDNDETKLKDARFNDYGKLAPKTKADYAFVLHSLYHLDREGTMAIVLPHGVLFRGAAEREIRKTIIGKNYLDAVIGLPANIFYGTGIPTTILVFKKNRTTKDVLFIDASNEFMKVKKQNRLTDDNISKIVDTYQERADVEKYAHLASIKEIQDNDYNLNIPRYVDTFEQEEEIDLNEVKQLLEQDKQEIAELEAKIAEQLKLLGA, encoded by the coding sequence ATGAGCGATCTACATGCAATCTCATCGAAGCTTTGGGCAATGGCAAACGAGCTTCGAGGCAATATGGATGCGGCAGAATATAAGAATTACATCCTTGCGTTTATGTTCTATCGCTACCTATCGGAGCACCAGGAGCAATATCTTGTCATCAATAACGTCATCGATATTGAGTCAGAAAAAACAATTAACGAAGCTTATTTGGAGCAAGCCAATGTAGATGATTTAGATGATTACCTTGAAGATATCTCTTCGAGCTTGGGATACGCCATAGCTCCACTCGATACCTGGGCATCCTTGATACATAAGATCGACAACAGCATGGTCATTCCGAGTGACTACCAAACCATTTTTGACAACTTCAACAAGAATGCTGAGCGGAACAAGGAGGCTGTTCAGGATTTCAGAGGCGTATTTAACGATGTCAATCTAGGTGATTCACGACTTGGCTCATCAACAAACGAGCGGGCTAAGTCGCTTAATCGTATTGTCAAGCTGGTTGATAGCATTAACTATAAGAGCGATGACGGTAAAGACATACTTGGAGAAATCTACGAATACCTTATCGGACAATTTGCTGCTTCAGCTGGAAAAAAAGGCGGAGAGTTCTATACGCCGCATGAAGTAAGTGAAATACTGTCAAGGATTGTTACCTTAGGAAAAAACAAGGTCGATGATTTCTTTAGCGTTTACGACCCTGCCATGGGGTCGGGTTCGCTGCTTCTTACTGTAGGGCAGAATCTGCCAAAAGGGCAGCCGGTCAAATACTATGGACAAGAAAAGAATACGACCACCTACAATTTGGCTCGCATGAATCTCATGATGCATGGAGTGTCGTTTAATAATATGACCTTATCAAACGCGGATACGCTTGAAAGTGACTGGCCTGATGGACCCGATGAAAAAGGCGTAGATCATCCTCGTTCGTTTGATGCCGTGGTGGCCAATCCTCCCTACTCTGCCCACTGGGATAACGATGAAACGAAGCTCAAGGATGCTCGCTTTAATGATTACGGAAAGCTTGCCCCGAAGACAAAGGCTGACTATGCCTTCGTCTTGCACAGCCTCTACCATTTAGACAGAGAAGGCACTATGGCTATCGTTTTACCGCACGGCGTTCTGTTCCGTGGTGCTGCCGAAAGAGAGATACGAAAGACCATCATCGGGAAAAATTATTTAGATGCGGTCATTGGCTTGCCTGCAAATATTTTCTACGGTACCGGCATTCCGACTACCATCTTAGTATTCAAAAAAAATCGGACAACTAAAGATGTCCTCTTCATCGATGCGTCAAATGAGTTTATGAAGGTCAAGAAGCAGAATCGCTTGACTGATGACAACATTAGCAAAATTGTGGATACCTATCAAGAGCGAGCAGATGTCGAAAAATATGCGCATTTGGCATCTATCAAAGAGATTCAAGACAATGATTACAACCTGAACATACCACGTTATGTTGACACCTTCGAACAAGAAGAAGAGATTGATTTAAACGAAGTAAAACAATTGCTCGAACAGGACAAACAGGAAATAGCTGAGCTTGAAGCCAAAATCGCAGAGCAGCTCAAACTGCTAGGTGCTTAA
- a CDS encoding restriction endonuclease subunit S, giving the protein MHLTDLCDRLPKAKNTPAWEQRKLGDVALLNPKSTLPNTFEYVDLESVVGTEMVNSRHEQKEFAPSRAQRLAKAGDIFFQTVRPYQKNNYLFELPDESYVFSTGYAQLRPRHNSRFLFSLLQRDSFVGQVLDRCTGTGYPAINANDLVGLEISLPRSEAEQRQIGAFFRSLDGLITLHQRKVEHCCLRVTSC; this is encoded by the coding sequence ATGCATTTGACTGATTTATGCGACAGACTACCAAAAGCAAAGAACACGCCTGCTTGGGAACAGCGTAAGCTGGGGGACGTGGCGCTACTTAATCCGAAATCAACATTGCCGAATACGTTCGAGTACGTCGATCTCGAGTCGGTTGTAGGAACGGAGATGGTAAACAGTAGGCACGAGCAAAAAGAGTTTGCACCCTCTCGCGCGCAGAGGCTCGCAAAGGCTGGGGACATCTTTTTTCAAACCGTTCGTCCTTATCAAAAGAATAATTATTTATTTGAATTACCTGATGAAAGTTATGTTTTTTCAACTGGCTATGCTCAACTGAGACCTCGACATAACAGCCGCTTTCTCTTTTCTTTGCTGCAAAGAGATTCGTTCGTCGGGCAAGTTCTCGATAGGTGTACGGGGACCGGATATCCTGCCATTAATGCCAATGATCTTGTTGGTTTGGAAATTTCTTTACCTAGGAGCGAAGCAGAACAGCGCCAAATCGGCGCCTTCTTCCGCAGCCTTGACGGCCTCATCACCCTTCACCAGCGTAAGGTCGAGCACTGTTGTTTGAGGGTTACTTCTTGCTAG
- a CDS encoding type II toxin-antitoxin system HipA family toxin — protein sequence MAKAVDQSRFNNASGDGSPARRHAPEGLSGSDLAIASLRVIMHGRLVGTLAQTEDGVVAFQYASSWVEEGFSLSPLSLPLESKVFVAKPHPLGGLFGVFDDSLPDGWGRLLVDRTLRERGLDPYSIGSLARLAIVGKSGMGALEYEPEVSLAPSSALRDLDEIAAACAEMLATDYSEDIDALFALGGSSGGARPKILTTIDSEDWIVKFPSSFDHDRIGAEEYALACAAKACGIEMPEVRLLPSKVRSGYFAIKRFDRVCTSQGGVRKVHMASVGALLETSHRTPKLDYDVLMRLTLRLTDDMEEVERLYRLMAFNVLIGNRDDHAKNFTFLHEDSLDAWTLSPAYDLTRNPGMNGEHATTVNGKGKGISRADLIEVGLRAGLPSRIVRSATEEVEEAAREVLRELG from the coding sequence GTGGCCAAAGCCGTTGATCAGTCGCGCTTCAACAACGCTTCGGGTGATGGATCGCCTGCAAGGCGTCACGCGCCCGAAGGACTGAGCGGCTCCGATCTCGCCATTGCATCCCTTCGGGTTATTATGCACGGCAGGCTAGTCGGAACGCTCGCTCAAACCGAGGATGGCGTAGTCGCTTTCCAGTATGCGAGCTCATGGGTGGAAGAGGGCTTCTCGCTGAGCCCTTTGAGCCTCCCGCTGGAAAGCAAAGTGTTTGTTGCGAAACCGCATCCGCTTGGGGGACTGTTTGGCGTTTTCGACGACAGCCTACCCGATGGTTGGGGGCGTCTTTTGGTGGATCGAACCCTGCGAGAGCGCGGACTCGATCCTTATTCTATCGGCTCGCTTGCGCGCCTTGCCATCGTAGGGAAAAGCGGCATGGGGGCGCTCGAATACGAGCCGGAAGTTTCCCTCGCGCCGTCGTCTGCGCTTCGCGATCTTGACGAGATAGCGGCAGCGTGCGCCGAAATGCTCGCTACGGATTATTCGGAGGATATCGATGCCCTTTTTGCGCTGGGCGGCTCATCTGGCGGCGCGCGACCAAAGATCCTGACAACCATCGACAGTGAAGACTGGATCGTCAAATTTCCCTCTTCCTTCGACCACGATCGCATTGGTGCGGAAGAATATGCACTCGCATGTGCGGCAAAAGCGTGCGGAATCGAAATGCCCGAAGTTCGGTTATTGCCCTCCAAAGTACGCTCGGGCTATTTCGCAATTAAGCGTTTCGACAGGGTCTGTACCTCACAAGGCGGTGTTCGCAAGGTCCATATGGCTTCGGTCGGCGCGCTTCTAGAAACCTCGCACCGCACACCCAAGCTCGATTACGATGTACTTATGCGGCTAACGCTCCGCCTCACCGATGATATGGAAGAAGTCGAGCGGCTGTACCGCCTCATGGCGTTCAACGTGCTCATAGGCAACAGAGACGACCACGCCAAGAACTTTACGTTTCTCCATGAAGACTCGCTTGATGCATGGACTCTGTCCCCTGCGTATGATTTGACGAGAAACCCAGGCATGAACGGCGAGCATGCCACGACCGTCAACGGAAAAGGGAAGGGTATATCGCGCGCAGACCTGATAGAAGTCGGTTTGCGGGCCGGACTGCCTTCTCGCATTGTGCGTTCGGCAACCGAAGAGGTTGAGGAAGCGGCGCGCGAGGTGTTGAGGGAGTTGGGTTAG
- a CDS encoding DEAD/DEAH box helicase has translation MVAANLIARRKTRTLILVLRATLLEQWQQRLLQFLDIDEELPELLTPTGRLSKKKRSLVGQIGGGKRLPSGILDVALVPALFEKGELSNEKRVADIVQQYGMVICDECHHVPAFSFEQIMRSTKARYVYGLTATPKRADGLQAIAFMQCGPIRYRAEKTEDGELSFSRIMIPRFTKSHLDGVDPDNYTQIVEALSLDAARNDLIVRDVVQVLDRGGTPLVLTKRVDHAVLLEESLRAKGRETVLLVGSDPQKLKREKLLMLERIESGKSFAIVATGSYIGRGSTMIALTPYSLRHR, from the coding sequence GTGGTTGCTGCCAATCTCATTGCCCGACGCAAAACGCGTACGCTCATACTCGTTTTGAGGGCTACCTTGCTCGAACAATGGCAGCAGAGGCTCTTACAATTTCTCGATATCGACGAAGAACTCCCCGAACTGCTCACCCCGACAGGTCGTCTGAGCAAGAAGAAGCGCTCGCTCGTCGGGCAGATCGGCGGCGGAAAGCGACTGCCGAGCGGTATCCTCGATGTTGCGCTGGTGCCGGCTCTGTTCGAGAAAGGCGAACTGTCGAACGAGAAGCGCGTGGCCGACATCGTGCAGCAGTACGGCATGGTGATCTGCGACGAGTGCCACCATGTGCCTGCATTCAGCTTCGAGCAGATCATGCGCAGCACGAAGGCTCGCTACGTGTACGGACTCACGGCCACCCCAAAGCGTGCCGACGGGCTGCAGGCCATCGCCTTCATGCAGTGTGGACCCATCCGTTATCGAGCAGAGAAGACCGAAGACGGCGAGCTGTCGTTTTCACGCATCATGATTCCCCGTTTCACTAAGTCGCACCTCGACGGCGTCGATCCCGACAATTACACCCAGATAGTCGAGGCTCTGAGCCTTGATGCGGCTCGCAACGATCTGATCGTGCGCGATGTGGTCCAGGTACTTGATCGGGGAGGGACCCCTTTGGTTCTGACAAAGCGCGTCGATCATGCAGTGTTGCTGGAAGAATCGCTGCGGGCGAAAGGACGCGAGACGGTGCTGCTCGTGGGTTCGGACCCGCAAAAGCTCAAACGGGAAAAGCTGCTCATGCTCGAACGAATCGAATCGGGGAAGTCGTTTGCGATCGTAGCAACCGGCAGCTATATCGGGAGGGGTTCGACGATGATCGCCTTGACGCCCTATTCCTTGCGGCACCGGTAG
- a CDS encoding restriction endonuclease subunit S, which yields MFFAFGSLSHKSVKCICWGTPAWEQRKLGDFLTLSRTPGHTGANAKKLTVKLWGKGVVGKADSYTGSEQTQYYVRRSGQFMYGKLDFLHAAFGIVPDKLDGYESTLDSPAFDIASIDSRFLLDSVTQEDFYLRHGMIANGGRKAKRIHEDVFLSMPILVPTEQEQTQIGAFFRSLDGLITLHQRKQDELHSHAFGQIPIACAPCKTQKSKLLCGIWNDRVGFSELVIMASNLFSPIKHLAV from the coding sequence GTGTTCTTTGCTTTTGGTAGTCTGTCGCATAAATCAGTCAAATGCATTTGCTGGGGCACGCCTGCTTGGGAACAGCGTAAGCTGGGGGACTTTCTGACTTTAAGTAGAACTCCTGGGCATACAGGTGCCAATGCAAAGAAGCTAACAGTTAAGCTTTGGGGGAAAGGTGTTGTAGGGAAAGCGGATTCCTATACAGGAAGTGAACAAACTCAATACTATGTTCGCCGCTCCGGCCAGTTTATGTATGGAAAACTCGATTTCTTACATGCAGCTTTTGGCATCGTTCCTGATAAACTTGATGGTTATGAATCTACGCTCGATTCTCCGGCTTTCGATATTGCGAGTATTGATAGCCGATTCTTGCTTGACAGCGTAACACAAGAAGACTTTTATCTGCGTCACGGAATGATCGCAAATGGAGGTAGAAAAGCTAAGCGAATTCATGAGGACGTCTTCCTGAGTATGCCAATTTTAGTTCCAACAGAGCAGGAACAAACTCAAATCGGCGCCTTCTTCCGCAGCCTTGACGGCCTCATCACCCTTCACCAGCGTAAGCAGGACGAGCTCCATAGCCATGCCTTCGGGCAAATTCCTATTGCATGCGCACCCTGCAAGACTCAAAAGAGCAAGCTCCTATGCGGTATCTGGAATGATCGGGTCGGTTTTTCAGAACTGGTCATCATGGCCTCCAACCTTTTCTCTCCCATTAAGCACCTAGCAGTTTGA
- a CDS encoding LuxR C-terminal-related transcriptional regulator → MAKSGKHMALLPTKVCRPEPSDKAVVRERVAEKLARTMDYKVVTVVSPAGFGKTTAVSSWSATLDDTTVAWLHVDEVDSGADRFWSYFLGALEVADPALGERLDAMLALQGPVHAFLDELIMGLAAYEKPCVIVLEDYHRLSEADEIHEGISYVIRHLPENAHLIITSRAIPPIPLSKIRVRGELLAVDEEDLAFTPQETGLAMLEHGVRLTKEDAQRVFDALHGWPAGVAIIGLLCESGASEEVERALASARHDIRAYLVEEVLDGLPNNVQDFLEATAIVDSYSIDLACELTGLERGAVSAIVEELMRNGLFIGRTEQDGSGEAWYRYHHLFAELLEDRLRRMDEPKTRALASRARDWLGAHGYLDSAVELSCRIEDYGYARSVLLGQWETCYTSDSHRMLLRWADLMPEDEVKADPLVCIVLALPIMMAADYERARDYIRIAEAGCERLDPGDAHDMLFGLCMMQRAYLATYQNHREESARFASAALERLPHDEAAYLRGTMKQVLASCHCYDDPLASKHDLEAIIAEQRERGNASLLSALYCNLAVLDAQLGLDGKSKYMCERAYALFDEKDRCYMPIYTFAYYAEMLCAYGRGDFEEALALYERYEGANLGIIVSHYDTEALCLKAKALYRLGMPQARQVFLDAWGSNENAVYMTVPSLTMMRDWCGVFGSDEPPRCNVAGAFDHARVFLGMRDYALGNMAACERACRTADELSERNRAAKIAGDIVAALFSFATGHLRRAGEYVRAAASLASGSGLVQLLYENALDLRGAAEFALEDAGISADEKAVLEETVRVCDAASSLHVPPQLTERELEVLKELAGGATVAQAASSLFISKDTAKSHLQNAYGKLKVHSKVQAISVLRERGILD, encoded by the coding sequence GTGGCGAAATCCGGGAAACATATGGCGTTGCTGCCTACTAAAGTTTGCAGACCCGAGCCATCGGATAAGGCGGTGGTGCGCGAGCGCGTGGCCGAAAAGCTAGCGCGTACTATGGACTACAAGGTGGTAACGGTGGTATCGCCTGCGGGATTCGGCAAGACCACCGCCGTCTCGTCCTGGTCTGCAACTTTGGACGACACGACGGTCGCCTGGCTGCATGTGGATGAGGTCGATTCAGGGGCAGATCGCTTCTGGAGCTATTTCCTGGGAGCTCTCGAGGTGGCTGATCCTGCGCTTGGCGAAAGGCTCGATGCGATGCTTGCGCTCCAGGGTCCCGTTCATGCATTCCTCGATGAGCTCATAATGGGTCTCGCTGCATACGAAAAGCCGTGCGTCATCGTTCTGGAGGACTACCACAGGCTTTCCGAGGCGGATGAGATACACGAGGGTATCAGCTACGTGATCCGCCATCTTCCCGAAAACGCGCATCTAATTATCACTTCGCGTGCGATTCCCCCCATTCCGCTGTCTAAAATTCGCGTGCGAGGCGAACTTCTTGCGGTGGATGAAGAGGATCTTGCGTTCACGCCGCAAGAAACGGGCCTTGCCATGCTCGAGCACGGGGTGCGTTTGACCAAAGAAGATGCGCAGCGGGTCTTTGACGCGTTGCATGGTTGGCCGGCAGGCGTCGCCATCATCGGCCTTTTGTGCGAGTCGGGGGCGTCCGAAGAAGTGGAGCGCGCCCTTGCGAGCGCTCGCCATGATATCAGGGCTTACCTTGTCGAGGAGGTGCTTGACGGCTTACCGAACAACGTCCAGGATTTTCTCGAGGCCACGGCCATCGTCGATTCGTACAGCATCGATTTGGCTTGCGAGCTTACGGGGCTTGAGCGTGGGGCGGTGTCCGCCATTGTCGAAGAGCTGATGAGAAACGGCCTGTTCATCGGGCGTACGGAGCAAGACGGTTCGGGCGAGGCATGGTACCGCTACCACCATCTGTTCGCGGAGCTTCTCGAAGACAGGCTTCGCCGGATGGACGAACCGAAAACGAGGGCCCTCGCCTCCAGGGCTCGCGATTGGCTCGGCGCTCATGGCTACCTTGACAGTGCAGTCGAGCTCTCTTGCAGAATCGAGGATTACGGCTATGCGCGCTCCGTGCTGCTTGGGCAGTGGGAGACCTGCTATACGAGCGATTCTCATCGCATGCTTCTCAGATGGGCGGATCTTATGCCCGAAGACGAGGTGAAGGCGGATCCTCTCGTGTGCATCGTGTTGGCCCTTCCCATCATGATGGCTGCTGACTACGAGAGGGCCCGAGACTACATCCGGATAGCGGAAGCGGGCTGCGAGCGTTTGGATCCGGGCGATGCGCACGATATGCTCTTCGGCTTGTGTATGATGCAGCGGGCCTATCTCGCAACGTATCAGAACCATCGCGAGGAATCTGCCCGTTTCGCGTCGGCCGCGCTTGAGCGTCTTCCGCATGATGAAGCGGCGTATCTGCGAGGAACGATGAAGCAGGTTCTTGCTTCGTGCCACTGCTACGACGATCCGCTCGCATCCAAGCACGACCTCGAGGCGATCATCGCCGAACAGCGCGAGCGGGGAAACGCGAGTCTTTTGAGCGCTCTTTACTGCAATCTCGCGGTGCTCGATGCCCAGCTCGGGCTCGACGGCAAGTCGAAGTACATGTGCGAGCGCGCGTATGCTTTGTTCGATGAGAAAGACCGCTGTTACATGCCGATATACACCTTCGCCTACTACGCGGAGATGCTCTGCGCCTACGGGCGGGGGGACTTCGAAGAAGCGCTTGCGTTGTACGAAAGGTACGAGGGGGCCAATCTTGGCATCATCGTGTCTCATTACGATACCGAAGCGCTCTGCCTCAAGGCGAAGGCTCTCTATCGTCTCGGCATGCCCCAGGCAAGGCAAGTTTTTCTCGATGCTTGGGGTTCAAACGAAAATGCGGTGTATATGACGGTGCCTTCGCTTACGATGATGCGCGACTGGTGCGGTGTGTTCGGATCAGACGAGCCCCCTCGTTGCAACGTTGCGGGCGCGTTCGACCATGCCCGTGTGTTCTTGGGTATGAGGGATTACGCGTTGGGCAACATGGCTGCATGCGAGAGGGCCTGTCGCACGGCTGATGAGCTGTCTGAGCGCAACCGCGCCGCGAAGATCGCAGGCGATATCGTTGCGGCGCTCTTCTCTTTCGCAACAGGGCATTTGAGACGCGCTGGCGAATACGTACGTGCTGCGGCTTCTCTCGCAAGCGGCAGCGGGCTCGTTCAGTTGTTGTACGAAAACGCGCTCGACCTCAGGGGAGCGGCCGAGTTTGCCCTTGAGGACGCAGGTATCTCCGCAGACGAAAAGGCTGTGCTTGAGGAAACGGTGCGAGTTTGCGATGCTGCATCTTCGCTGCATGTTCCCCCTCAACTTACCGAACGCGAGCTCGAGGTGCTCAAGGAACTCGCGGGGGGAGCGACGGTAGCCCAGGCGGCGTCAAGTCTCTTCATTTCGAAGGATACTGCAAAAAGCCACCTCCAGAATGCCTACGGCAAGCTCAAGGTCCACTCCAAGGTGCAGGCCATATCGGTCTTGCGCGAACGAGGCATCCTCGACTGA
- a CDS encoding helix-turn-helix domain-containing protein codes for MDAATYKTIIGGKIRAARRANGMSVEKLALMIGVNRNYLRNIELGRANPTLDIIMKIADGLGLAIWELMSPDK; via the coding sequence ATGGATGCGGCTACGTACAAAACGATCATCGGCGGGAAGATACGGGCAGCTCGACGCGCTAACGGCATGAGCGTCGAGAAGCTTGCGCTCATGATCGGCGTCAATCGCAACTACCTACGCAACATAGAACTCGGCAGGGCTAACCCCACCCTCGACATCATCATGAAGATCGCCGACGGCTTGGGCCTGGCCATCTGGGAGCTCATGTCTCCCGACAAATAA
- a CDS encoding site-specific integrase gives MIGEAKCTDSFCDYYKQWISIYKEGAIRKVTMEKYLLTHSWLTRLIPNLAIKDLDRMAYQGLLNAYAEGHERQTVMDFHHQLKGAILDAVDDGLLERDPTRKAIVKGKPPRDKKPKFLNQFELHKLLVELDLGPQLNWDWLILLMAKTGLRFSEALAVTPRDFDFSHQCLLVEKTWDYKGGTGFLPTKNKSSVRKVAIDWHLIVQFSELVKGLPDDRPIFVQGKVYNSTANDLLARHCMRAEVPVISIHGLRHTHASLLLFAGVSIASVARRLGHSSINTTQKTYLHIIQELENKDVDLVMRSLSGLL, from the coding sequence ATGATCGGCGAAGCAAAATGCACGGATTCTTTTTGTGATTATTATAAGCAGTGGATCTCAATTTATAAAGAAGGTGCCATCCGGAAGGTAACAATGGAGAAATACCTGCTCACCCATAGTTGGTTGACTAGGCTTATCCCCAATCTTGCTATTAAAGACCTTGATAGAATGGCTTATCAAGGCCTCTTGAACGCCTACGCAGAGGGCCATGAGCGGCAGACGGTTATGGATTTCCATCATCAGCTTAAAGGTGCGATTCTCGATGCAGTCGATGACGGTTTGCTGGAGCGAGACCCTACGCGAAAGGCGATCGTCAAAGGAAAGCCTCCACGAGATAAGAAGCCAAAGTTTCTCAACCAATTTGAATTACATAAACTTCTGGTTGAGTTGGATTTAGGCCCTCAGCTGAATTGGGATTGGCTAATTCTTCTAATGGCGAAAACAGGATTGAGGTTTTCGGAGGCTTTGGCTGTAACACCGCGGGATTTCGATTTCTCGCACCAATGTCTTTTAGTCGAAAAGACATGGGATTACAAAGGGGGAACGGGTTTTTTGCCAACGAAAAACAAGTCTTCCGTACGAAAAGTGGCAATCGATTGGCACTTAATTGTACAGTTTTCGGAGTTGGTTAAAGGGCTTCCCGACGATCGCCCGATTTTCGTGCAGGGAAAAGTGTATAACTCGACAGCGAATGATCTGCTTGCGCGACATTGCATGCGCGCTGAGGTTCCTGTGATTTCCATCCACGGACTTCGACATACTCATGCGTCACTGTTACTTTTTGCGGGTGTTTCGATAGCGAGCGTAGCGAGGAGGCTGGGGCATTCGAGCATTAACACAACACAAAAGACCTATCTTCACATCATTCAGGAATTAGAAAACAAAGATGTTGACTTAGTAATGAGATCCCTGTCCGGACTCCTGTAA
- a CDS encoding helix-turn-helix domain-containing protein, with amino-acid sequence MAKILSMINLDQRTAPEIGASIASRVRMRRKELKLTQEQLSRKAGMSLASYKRFEQKGLISLDALIRIAMALDCEDDFDGLFSKRGYASIEEVLRGQSR; translated from the coding sequence ATGGCTAAAATACTATCCATGATTAACCTCGATCAAAGAACCGCTCCTGAGATAGGCGCATCGATTGCGTCTCGAGTGCGCATGCGCCGAAAAGAGCTGAAGCTTACGCAAGAGCAACTGAGCCGCAAGGCGGGTATGTCGCTTGCGTCGTATAAGCGCTTCGAGCAGAAGGGGCTCATCTCCCTCGATGCGCTCATCCGCATAGCAATGGCTCTGGATTGCGAAGATGATTTCGATGGGCTCTTTTCAAAACGCGGATATGCGTCGATAGAGGAGGTGCTTCGTGGCCAAAGCCGTTGA